From one Sorangium aterium genomic stretch:
- a CDS encoding protein kinase domain-containing protein, with protein sequence MSTVVCPQCANPCEQAHKFCPVCGFPISEFNRTSDDPLIGTTLPGNYVILELVGVGGMGRVYRAEQKALGRTVAVKIIHPHLLGDESASVRFITEARAASRLNHPNSVGVIDFGKNGGQLYLVMEFLRGRDLARVVYEDGPLPFRRIVDILCQVLAALAEAHHLGIIHRDLKPENIVLEPMRSGGDFVKVVDFGLAKLKGEVATSNITSPGIVCGTPDYMAPEQGRGDPIDARSDLYACGVILFQLLTGRLPFEAESPTQVVLMHLSLPPPDPALLAPEREIPEPLVEVTLRALEKDAARRYQSADEFAAALRAALGTFDTPSGRFSFADATVICGSCRAIVPRGQKFCGECGARIAQAHSPAPAPRAAPQAARRDRAPSAPTLPLPFAAREDDLAWLDTCLADVEGSVVAARIVGEHGVGKTRLLREFLDVAASRGDIVIQTGPDPWGAEVGYYALRWAIAGLAELPPDGGNASNWNGATPEARRGLLEIFGKGDRGGDVRRHAWNKPTAGGLSPDDRRFIAAEALRWALSRAQQTAFPHRVLLAIDDLHAVDGASRNAFADVIAEPPLAALLIVASHTPGFEPEWGGAERALGGLPKDTALSLLRGSVGLDHRAARKTPPSVGGLRLSPRRDLSDGAADQTPLALPPSAATPAVLGGEAATVPPLYIDQLVRYTLEGGSDPPARMADLVAARIERLPQDARRTLQALAVIGDAADRATLQRLLPDIRAFDDLLGKLAAAGMIEEHSSGIRTAHPLLRDVTLATIPAGVRRDLHAKATFDSAGDPLALPLEVQAIHAYHAQNAFVALMLLEQAADRSAARGDSAGSVLALRRGLDLARREIFRGELDDPVRAVLIFSRKLGEALARAGDLTDADGVLREALDLAGPGGPDRALVLGALAHVAHQRERTGEASMYLREAMDLARQGADSDVVQSLDKMRREWMAR encoded by the coding sequence GTGTCCACAGTGGTCTGCCCGCAATGCGCGAATCCGTGCGAGCAGGCGCACAAATTCTGCCCGGTGTGCGGCTTCCCGATCTCGGAGTTCAACCGGACGTCCGACGATCCGCTGATCGGGACGACGCTCCCGGGCAACTACGTGATCCTGGAGCTCGTCGGGGTGGGCGGCATGGGCCGCGTGTACAGGGCCGAGCAGAAGGCCCTGGGGCGCACCGTGGCCGTCAAGATCATCCATCCCCACCTGCTCGGCGACGAGAGCGCGTCGGTCCGGTTCATCACCGAGGCGCGCGCCGCGAGCCGCCTCAACCACCCGAACTCGGTCGGGGTCATCGACTTCGGTAAGAACGGCGGGCAGCTCTACCTCGTCATGGAGTTCCTGCGCGGGCGCGACCTCGCCCGCGTCGTCTACGAGGACGGTCCGCTCCCGTTCCGCCGCATCGTCGACATCCTCTGCCAGGTGCTCGCGGCGCTCGCCGAGGCGCACCACCTCGGCATCATCCACCGCGATCTCAAGCCCGAGAACATCGTGCTCGAGCCGATGCGCTCGGGCGGCGACTTCGTGAAGGTCGTCGACTTCGGCCTCGCGAAGCTGAAGGGGGAGGTCGCGACGTCGAACATCACGAGCCCCGGCATCGTCTGCGGGACCCCGGACTACATGGCCCCGGAGCAGGGCCGGGGCGATCCGATCGACGCGCGGAGCGACCTGTACGCGTGCGGCGTCATCCTGTTCCAGCTGCTCACCGGCCGGCTCCCGTTCGAGGCGGAATCGCCGACGCAGGTGGTGCTGATGCACCTCTCCTTGCCGCCGCCCGATCCCGCCCTGCTCGCGCCGGAGCGTGAGATCCCCGAGCCGCTCGTCGAGGTCACGCTGCGGGCGCTCGAGAAGGACGCGGCGCGGCGCTACCAGTCCGCGGACGAGTTCGCGGCGGCGCTGCGCGCGGCGCTCGGGACGTTCGACACGCCCTCGGGGCGCTTCTCGTTCGCCGACGCGACGGTCATCTGCGGCTCGTGCCGGGCCATCGTGCCGCGCGGCCAGAAGTTCTGCGGCGAGTGCGGCGCCAGGATCGCGCAGGCGCACTCGCCCGCCCCTGCGCCGCGCGCGGCGCCCCAGGCCGCCCGGCGCGATCGCGCCCCCTCCGCCCCCACGCTCCCGCTCCCGTTCGCGGCGCGCGAGGACGACCTCGCGTGGCTCGACACCTGCCTCGCCGACGTCGAGGGCTCGGTCGTCGCCGCGCGCATCGTCGGCGAGCACGGCGTCGGCAAGACCCGGCTCCTCCGCGAGTTCCTCGACGTCGCCGCGAGCCGGGGCGACATCGTCATCCAGACCGGCCCGGACCCGTGGGGCGCGGAGGTCGGCTACTACGCGCTCCGCTGGGCGATCGCCGGGCTCGCCGAGCTCCCGCCCGACGGCGGCAACGCGTCGAACTGGAACGGCGCGACGCCGGAGGCGCGGCGCGGGCTGCTCGAGATCTTCGGCAAGGGCGATCGCGGGGGCGACGTGCGCAGGCACGCGTGGAACAAGCCGACGGCGGGGGGCCTGTCGCCCGACGATCGCCGCTTCATCGCCGCGGAGGCCCTGCGCTGGGCGCTCTCTCGCGCGCAGCAGACAGCGTTCCCGCACCGGGTCCTGCTCGCGATCGACGATCTTCACGCCGTCGACGGCGCGAGCCGGAACGCGTTCGCCGACGTGATCGCGGAGCCGCCGCTCGCGGCGCTGCTCATCGTCGCCAGCCACACCCCGGGCTTCGAGCCCGAGTGGGGCGGCGCCGAGCGGGCGCTCGGCGGCCTCCCGAAGGACACCGCGCTCTCGCTCCTCCGCGGCAGCGTGGGCCTCGACCACCGCGCCGCCCGCAAGACGCCGCCAAGCGTGGGCGGCCTGCGGCTGTCGCCGCGGCGCGATCTGTCGGACGGCGCCGCCGATCAAACCCCGCTGGCTCTGCCGCCGAGCGCGGCGACGCCGGCCGTCCTCGGCGGCGAGGCCGCGACGGTGCCGCCGCTCTACATCGACCAGCTGGTCCGCTACACGCTCGAGGGGGGCAGCGATCCGCCCGCGCGGATGGCCGACCTCGTCGCCGCGCGGATCGAGCGGCTGCCGCAGGACGCGCGCCGCACGCTGCAGGCGCTCGCCGTCATCGGCGACGCGGCGGACCGGGCCACCCTGCAGCGCCTGCTCCCGGACATCCGCGCCTTCGACGACCTGCTCGGCAAGCTCGCGGCGGCGGGCATGATCGAGGAGCACTCGAGCGGCATCCGCACGGCGCACCCGCTGCTCCGCGACGTGACGCTCGCGACGATCCCGGCGGGCGTCCGGCGCGATCTCCACGCCAAGGCGACGTTCGACAGCGCGGGCGACCCGCTCGCGCTTCCGCTCGAGGTGCAGGCGATCCACGCCTACCACGCGCAGAACGCGTTCGTCGCGCTGATGCTCCTCGAGCAGGCGGCGGACCGCTCCGCCGCGCGCGGGGACAGCGCCGGCAGCGTGCTCGCGCTGCGCCGCGGCCTCGATCTGGCGCGGCGGGAGATCTTCCGGGGCGAGCTCGACGATCCGGTGCGCGCCGTCCTGATCTTCAGCCGGAAGCTCGGCGAGGCGCTCGCGCGCGCCGGCGACCTGACCGACGCCGACGGCGTGCTGCGCGAGGCGCTCGACCTCGCCGGCCCAGGCGGGCCGGATCGCGCGCTCGTCCTGGGCGCGCTCGCGCACGTGGCGCACCAGCGCGAGCGCACGGGCGAGGCGTCGATGTACCTCCGCGAGGCGATGGACCTCGCCCGGCAGGGCGCCGACAGCGACGTGGTGCAGTCGCTCGACAAGATGCGGCGCGAGTGGATGGCGCGCTGA
- a CDS encoding CaiB/BaiF CoA transferase family protein: MRPLTDTRILDLSRLLPGPFATLVLADLGATVDRIEDVAGGDLLRRLPPQIAGESAAFQLLNRGKRSALLDLKRPEGRDAFRRLVASYDVLFDQFRPGVLDRLGLGHAALRADNPRLIVCALTGYGQTGALAARAGHDLNYIARAGVLGAQGPAEGPPQVPGFQVADMSGGMWCVIAILAALRERERTGQGAVLDIAMTDGVLGFALPTLAAALASGAGGAGETSRAAGGEPLTGGLAPYNTYLSKDGHAMALAALEPKFWVSFCEGAGLDPDPSALVPGPHQAELKRKLAAVVAERTRAEWETLAAERDCCLEPVLDPRSAAADPHLASRDLLFEIASPRGRIPQLRTPVTPAGVAFAPAPRAGEHTRAVLRDAGFSEGDIDALIRAGAAREAR, translated from the coding sequence GTGCGCCCCCTCACCGACACGCGCATCCTCGATCTTTCGAGGCTCTTGCCAGGCCCCTTCGCGACCCTCGTGCTCGCGGATCTCGGGGCGACGGTGGACAGGATCGAAGACGTCGCCGGCGGAGACCTCCTGCGCCGGCTCCCCCCGCAGATCGCCGGAGAATCCGCGGCGTTCCAGCTCTTGAACCGCGGCAAGCGAAGCGCCCTGCTCGACCTGAAGAGGCCCGAGGGTCGCGACGCCTTCCGCCGGCTCGTCGCCAGCTACGACGTGCTCTTCGACCAGTTCCGCCCGGGGGTGCTCGATCGGCTCGGCCTCGGTCACGCGGCGCTGCGCGCGGACAACCCGCGGCTCATCGTCTGCGCGCTGACCGGCTACGGTCAGACGGGCGCCCTGGCGGCGCGCGCGGGGCACGATCTGAACTACATCGCGCGCGCGGGGGTCCTCGGCGCGCAGGGGCCCGCCGAGGGGCCGCCGCAGGTACCGGGCTTCCAGGTGGCCGACATGAGCGGCGGGATGTGGTGTGTGATCGCCATCCTCGCCGCGCTGCGCGAGCGGGAGCGGACCGGGCAGGGCGCGGTGCTCGACATCGCCATGACCGACGGCGTGCTCGGCTTCGCCCTCCCCACGCTGGCCGCCGCGCTCGCGAGCGGCGCAGGAGGGGCCGGGGAAACGTCGCGCGCGGCGGGCGGCGAGCCGCTCACCGGCGGGCTCGCGCCGTACAACACCTACCTCTCGAAGGACGGGCACGCGATGGCCCTCGCCGCGCTGGAGCCGAAGTTCTGGGTCTCGTTCTGCGAGGGCGCCGGGCTCGATCCCGATCCGAGCGCGCTCGTCCCCGGGCCGCACCAGGCCGAGCTCAAGCGCAAGCTGGCCGCCGTCGTCGCGGAGAGGACGCGCGCCGAGTGGGAAACCCTCGCCGCCGAGCGCGACTGCTGCCTCGAGCCGGTCCTCGATCCGCGGAGCGCCGCGGCGGATCCCCACCTCGCCTCGCGCGATCTCCTGTTCGAGATCGCCTCGCCGCGCGGCCGGATCCCCCAGCTCAGGACGCCGGTCACGCCGGCGGGCGTCGCGTTCGCGCCCGCGCCTCGCGCCGGCGAGCACACGCGCGCCGTGCTCCGCGACGCGGGCTTCTCGGAAGGCGATATCGATGCGCTGATCCGCGCCGGAGCGGCGCGGGAGGCGCGCTGA
- a CDS encoding SCP2 sterol-binding domain-containing protein, protein MAVDIQKLFNEELPAALAKHTDAAKQIGGKYQINVTGEGGGEWLIDLSDSGPKLSSGNPGNADVTISLTSEDFQKLHENPQANSMQLFFAGKLKVTGNQMLAMKLPKLFQLNAG, encoded by the coding sequence ATGGCCGTCGATATCCAGAAACTGTTCAACGAGGAGCTGCCCGCTGCGCTGGCGAAGCATACCGACGCGGCCAAGCAGATCGGCGGGAAGTACCAGATCAACGTGACGGGCGAGGGCGGCGGCGAGTGGCTGATCGACCTGTCCGACAGCGGGCCCAAGCTCTCCTCGGGCAACCCTGGCAACGCGGATGTCACGATCTCGCTCACCAGCGAGGATTTCCAGAAGCTGCACGAGAACCCGCAGGCCAACTCGATGCAGCTCTTCTTCGCGGGCAAGCTGAAGGTCACGGGCAACCAGATGCTCGCGATGAAGCTCCCGAAGCTGTTCCAGCTCAACGCGGGCTGA
- a CDS encoding IMP dehydrogenase, with amino-acid sequence MGREAKGQKDPLGSVAMLPSIEVRAHEPPSATGRSATQRAGEPVSDAAVTPSPRARWFDATAPAVTPAGGTDTRRRWAIPLFLAALVLVVTARGLMLRALLPVALVTAAVTLLARGRRHLLPPPQVSRRGLSLEGDQLLLRGQGSAAPHVLLTIRERFGVTLLATPRRDRIVALLSSSAGMSSIGAGFDGPSRRTFAALLDHASVVGSDEVGLEAIGPDGEPISLSPAALAALLEELTLRSPGCLDRFLLTDARGAALGLDSRELRAGGRVFDLAAPLEWRAFVFQEALGQAIAVYQGTWVRQGTNELSLVCLLPAMTPALDGLGASLGPLDRGALRDLRLMQGIPESPPPADQRVAIDRLLMVPIRSALDKAPRPAAQAPRARA; translated from the coding sequence ATGGGACGCGAGGCGAAGGGCCAGAAGGACCCGCTTGGGTCCGTCGCGATGCTCCCGTCGATCGAGGTCCGAGCCCACGAGCCTCCCTCTGCGACAGGCAGGTCGGCGACGCAGCGCGCGGGCGAGCCGGTGAGCGACGCCGCCGTGACGCCTTCCCCACGAGCCCGGTGGTTCGACGCGACCGCTCCCGCCGTGACGCCGGCGGGGGGCACGGACACCCGGCGGCGCTGGGCGATCCCGCTCTTCCTGGCCGCGCTCGTGCTGGTGGTGACCGCGCGCGGCCTGATGCTCCGTGCGCTGTTGCCGGTCGCCCTCGTGACGGCGGCGGTCACGCTGCTGGCGCGGGGACGACGGCACCTCCTGCCCCCTCCGCAGGTGAGCCGCCGCGGGCTGAGCCTCGAGGGCGATCAGCTGCTCCTTCGAGGCCAGGGCAGCGCTGCGCCGCACGTGCTGCTCACCATCCGCGAGCGGTTCGGCGTCACGCTCCTCGCTACGCCGCGACGCGATCGCATCGTCGCCCTGCTCAGCTCCAGCGCCGGGATGTCCTCCATCGGGGCCGGCTTCGACGGCCCCTCGCGGCGCACCTTCGCCGCGCTCCTCGACCACGCGTCGGTCGTGGGCTCCGACGAGGTCGGGCTCGAGGCGATCGGCCCGGACGGCGAGCCGATCTCGCTCAGCCCCGCGGCGCTCGCCGCGCTCCTCGAGGAGCTCACGCTGCGCTCGCCCGGGTGCCTCGATCGCTTCCTCCTGACCGACGCGCGCGGCGCCGCCCTCGGCCTCGACAGCCGGGAGCTCCGCGCCGGGGGCCGCGTCTTCGATCTGGCGGCGCCGCTCGAGTGGCGCGCGTTCGTCTTCCAGGAGGCGCTCGGGCAGGCGATCGCGGTGTACCAGGGAACGTGGGTACGCCAGGGTACCAACGAGCTCTCCCTCGTCTGCCTGCTCCCCGCGATGACGCCGGCGCTCGACGGGCTGGGGGCATCGCTCGGCCCGCTCGATCGCGGCGCGCTCCGCGACCTTCGGCTGATGCAGGGCATACCGGAGAGCCCGCCGCCCGCCGATCAGCGCGTCGCCATCGATCGCCTGCTGATGGTCCCGATCCGATCCGCGCTGGACAAGGCGCCCCGGCCCGCCGCGCAGGCGCCGCGCGCGCGCGCATGA
- a CDS encoding biotin carboxylase N-terminal domain-containing protein — protein sequence MRKVLLSHGGEIAVRVLRSLHEVGLRRIAACSDADRDGLHVRLASASYAIGPAPASESYLRFGRIPRVTRRSGAGAIHFGYGKPRVRGSIRGERTSSGSSLPRRDCLDGPRRSRPPSQGRPFPQPLPWERDRRRARPAARRDTSQRAPSATRRGRPR from the coding sequence ATCCGCAAGGTCCTCCTCTCCCACGGCGGCGAGATAGCCGTCCGAGTCCTCCGATCGCTGCATGAGGTCGGCCTCCGGCGCATCGCCGCCTGCAGCGATGCAGACCGCGACGGCCTCCATGTCCGCCTCGCGAGCGCGTCGTACGCCATCGGCCCCGCGCCTGCGTCCGAGAGCTACCTCCGCTTCGGCCGGATCCCCCGCGTCACCAGGCGTTCCGGGGCGGGCGCTATCCATTTCGGGTACGGAAAACCGCGAGTTCGAGGAAGCATACGAGGCGAGCGGACCTCGTCGGGTTCCTCCTTGCCGAGGAGGGATTGCCTTGATGGCCCTCGCAGAAGCCGGCCGCCCTCACAAGGGCGCCCCTTCCCGCAGCCGCTCCCATGGGAGCGCGATCGCCGGCGTGCGCGTCCTGCAGCGCGGCGTGACACGTCGCAGCGCGCGCCGTCCGCGACCCGCCGGGGACGTCCTCGGTAG
- the xseA gene encoding exodeoxyribonuclease VII large subunit — MQRRDIPPELSFAALPVAEPRELTSPPPSRRQRGAEPEVVSVAELDRRLKRILEGSTADVRVEGEISGLRVVGSGHAYFTLKDESEEAAIDCVMYRTAAPRARKLLADGARVVLTGRATVYVPRGRLQFSADDARLAGRGALLEALFRLKEKLAAEGLFAPERKRKLPVDPQIIGVVTSGDGAAIHDIVTVAFRRGGARLILARTPVQGAGAGQRIVRAISLLEEFPGIEVIIVGRGGGSADDLSAFNEEIVVRKVAAARVPIVSAVGHEIDVALTDLAADARAATPSQAAEMLVADAAARRAALEHLEARMRRAIAHRIRGARADLDRQRARLGSPAQILAEPQQRIDDAMARLRRRMERILVEDRAALQRLERRLAARHPRAVLAGARGALRPLSVRLAAAAHRHVALLREGFAGDVARLEAMSPLRVLARGYAIATDASGRAVRDHREVAPGDPIAVRVHHGALLVRVVVTAGPDEPLVDGHEPAPAAAAASAAAAPAPPARQGGGPRAASGRAPRRKRTQPGAPACEQLGLGFAAEERAPTLGRTGAAGQVSVGQGGAEAGPEERHHVER; from the coding sequence GTGCAGCGCCGCGATATCCCGCCCGAGCTCTCGTTCGCGGCCCTTCCCGTCGCCGAGCCTCGCGAGCTCACGAGCCCGCCGCCCTCGCGCCGCCAGCGGGGCGCCGAGCCGGAGGTGGTCTCGGTCGCGGAGCTGGATCGCCGGCTGAAGCGGATCCTCGAGGGGTCGACCGCGGACGTGCGCGTCGAGGGCGAGATCTCGGGCCTGCGCGTCGTGGGCAGCGGCCACGCCTACTTCACGCTCAAGGACGAGAGCGAAGAGGCGGCCATCGACTGCGTGATGTACAGGACCGCGGCGCCGCGCGCGCGGAAGCTGCTCGCCGATGGAGCGCGCGTCGTGCTCACGGGCCGCGCCACCGTCTACGTGCCTCGGGGCCGGCTCCAGTTCTCCGCGGACGACGCGCGCCTCGCCGGCCGCGGCGCGCTCCTCGAGGCGCTCTTCCGCCTCAAGGAGAAGCTCGCCGCCGAGGGGCTCTTCGCGCCGGAGCGCAAGCGCAAGCTGCCCGTCGATCCGCAGATCATCGGCGTCGTCACGAGCGGCGACGGCGCGGCGATCCACGACATCGTGACCGTCGCGTTCCGCCGCGGCGGCGCCCGGCTGATCCTCGCGCGCACGCCGGTCCAGGGCGCCGGCGCAGGGCAGCGGATCGTGCGCGCGATCTCGCTGCTCGAGGAGTTCCCGGGCATCGAGGTGATCATCGTGGGGCGCGGGGGCGGCTCGGCCGACGACCTCAGCGCGTTCAACGAGGAAATCGTCGTCCGGAAGGTCGCGGCCGCGCGCGTGCCGATCGTGAGCGCCGTCGGGCACGAGATCGACGTCGCGCTGACCGACCTCGCCGCCGACGCGCGCGCCGCCACGCCCTCGCAGGCCGCTGAGATGCTCGTCGCGGACGCGGCCGCGCGGCGCGCGGCGCTGGAGCACCTCGAGGCCCGCATGCGCCGCGCGATCGCCCACCGGATCCGGGGCGCTCGGGCCGATCTCGACCGGCAGCGCGCCCGGCTCGGCTCGCCCGCGCAGATCCTGGCGGAGCCCCAGCAGCGCATCGACGACGCCATGGCGAGGCTCCGGCGCCGCATGGAACGCATCCTCGTCGAGGACCGCGCCGCGCTCCAGCGCCTCGAGCGACGGCTCGCCGCGCGCCACCCGCGCGCGGTGCTGGCGGGCGCCCGCGGCGCGCTCCGGCCGCTGTCGGTGCGCCTCGCCGCCGCCGCGCACCGCCACGTCGCCCTCCTGCGGGAGGGCTTCGCGGGCGACGTGGCCCGGCTCGAGGCGATGTCGCCGCTCCGCGTGCTCGCGCGCGGCTACGCCATCGCGACGGACGCGTCGGGGCGCGCGGTCCGCGATCACCGCGAGGTCGCGCCGGGCGATCCGATCGCGGTGCGCGTGCACCACGGCGCGCTGCTCGTGCGGGTCGTCGTCACCGCGGGTCCGGACGAGCCGCTCGTCGACGGCCACGAGCCCGCGCCGGCAGCGGCGGCTGCGTCGGCCGCTGCGGCGCCCGCGCCGCCTGCGCGCCAGGGCGGCGGCCCGCGCGCCGCGTCCGGCCGCGCGCCGAGGCGCAAGAGGACGCAGCCCGGCGCGCCCGCGTGCGAGCAGCTCGGGCTCGGCTTCGCGGCCGAGGAGCGCGCCCCGACCCTCGGTCGCACGGGCGCCGCCGGCCAGGTCTCGGTGGGGCAGGGCGGCGCGGAGGCCGGCCCTGAGGAGAGGCACCATGTCGAACGCTGA
- a CDS encoding shikimate dehydrogenase family protein gives MSNAERRMFGLVGHPVGHSVSPAMHSAAFRAHHLPHIYSAFDVPTGPELARFVSDIRSGLIAGANVTIPHKRAIMSMVDDVDASAADVGAANVLCATEARRVTAYNTDVAALRDELALLLGSAPPRGDDPEGPYGARSSPRQRAVIIGAGGAAFAAIAACKMLGYHLISVTTRSWTSTEAMLESPAGQRASELGALTAPWPIPTDRSISSKSSVALRLNWSEFTVAADLIIQATSAGMLGGPPGDEVTSIIPWDALSSSVCLYDLVYNPPVTPFLRMARERGLRAEGGLGMLVGQAAQSFTLWTGLPAPVEVMRAAAEDSLRKATGGR, from the coding sequence ATGTCGAACGCTGAGCGGCGAATGTTCGGTCTTGTCGGGCACCCGGTGGGCCACTCGGTCTCGCCGGCGATGCACTCGGCCGCGTTTCGGGCGCACCACCTGCCGCACATCTACAGCGCCTTCGACGTGCCCACCGGCCCGGAGCTCGCGCGCTTCGTCAGCGACATCCGGAGCGGCCTCATCGCCGGCGCGAACGTCACGATCCCGCACAAGCGCGCGATCATGTCGATGGTCGACGACGTGGACGCGAGCGCGGCCGACGTCGGCGCCGCGAACGTCCTCTGCGCGACGGAGGCGCGGCGCGTGACGGCGTACAACACCGACGTGGCCGCGCTCCGCGACGAGCTCGCGCTGCTCCTGGGATCCGCCCCGCCCCGCGGGGACGATCCGGAGGGGCCGTACGGCGCGCGCTCGAGCCCGCGCCAGCGCGCGGTGATCATCGGCGCGGGCGGCGCGGCGTTCGCGGCGATCGCCGCGTGCAAGATGCTCGGCTATCACCTCATCAGCGTGACCACCCGCTCGTGGACCAGCACCGAGGCGATGCTCGAGTCGCCCGCGGGGCAGCGCGCGTCCGAGCTCGGCGCGCTCACTGCGCCCTGGCCGATCCCGACCGACAGGTCGATCAGCAGCAAGTCCTCCGTGGCGCTGCGGCTCAACTGGAGCGAGTTCACCGTCGCCGCCGACCTGATCATCCAGGCCACGAGCGCCGGCATGCTCGGGGGGCCGCCCGGGGACGAGGTCACGAGCATCATCCCGTGGGACGCGCTCTCGTCGAGCGTGTGCCTCTACGACCTCGTCTACAACCCCCCGGTGACGCCCTTCCTCCGGATGGCGCGCGAGAGAGGGCTCCGCGCCGAAGGCGGGCTCGGGATGCTGGTCGGCCAGGCGGCGCAGTCCTTCACGCTCTGGACCGGCCTCCCGGCGCCGGTCGAGGTGATGCGCGCCGCCGCCGAGGATTCGCTCAGGAAGGCAACCGGCGGTCGATGA